In bacterium, the DNA window CGCATCGAGGCGGCGCAGGAGCTCCGCCACCCGGGGATTTCCGCCCGCGGGGGGCCGCCAGTCCACCTGGACCACCGGCACGCCGTCCGCCCGCAGCTCTTCGGCGAACATCTCAAGGCCGATATTCACCACCTGCAGGGGCTGCCCGAAAAACCGATCGAGACTCAACTTCCCTCCTCCAGCAACACGGCGGCGGTTTCGGGCGCCACCAGCAGGGCCGCAAAGCGGACCGCCTGCGCGTTCGAGGGGAAAACCACGATTCCGGCATCCTCCAGCGC includes these proteins:
- a CDS encoding fdrA domain protein; translated protein: MSLDRFFGQPLQVVNIGLEMFAEELRADGVPVVQVDWRPPAGGNPRVAELLRRLDAIEREKP